The following are encoded together in the Zingiber officinale cultivar Zhangliang chromosome 8A, Zo_v1.1, whole genome shotgun sequence genome:
- the LOC122009906 gene encoding allene oxide synthase 2-like translates to MATPRASDASATDGLDLLAKEVPGSYGIPFISPIRDRLGFYYDGQDKFFQSRVDKYNSTVVRLNAPPGPFMASNPRVIALLDAKSFPVLFDVDKVAKRDLFTGTYMPSTALTGGFRVCAYLDPSEPKHALIKQLLLTLLATRKDAVLPAFRSEFSALFDSIEAELDSGEGKSSDFNKLNDDTAFEFLGEAFFGVRPSATTLGSTGPSRSTRWLFLQLCPLMTLGLPKILEELLLHTFPLPPLIARWDYKALYKYINEAAASSGVLDTAEKLGISREEACHNLLFATVFNSYGGMKVLLPGIMGCLAKAGEDLHKRLAKEIRAEVAAAGGKVTVAAVERMELTRSVVYEALRLDPPVKYQYGHAKRDLIIESHDGAYQVRSGEMLFGYQPFATRDPKVFDQADQFVPDRFVGEEGQKLLEYVVWSNGPETVSPTVANKQCPAKDIVVLVGRLLVVYFFLRYDSFTAEVGTQLLGAQVNITSLAKASTGASSSNNN, encoded by the exons ATGGCCACACCAAGGGCTTCCGACGCTTCGGCCACCGACGGCCTCGATCTCCTAGCGAAGGAGGTCCCTGGCAGCTACGGCATCCCGTTCATCTCCCCCATACGAGATCGTCTCGGGTTCTACTACGACGGGCAGGACAAGTTCTTCCAGTCTCGCGTTGACAAGTACAACTCCACCGTCGTCCGCCTCAATGCGCCGCCGGGACCCTTCATGGCTTCCAACCCCCGCGTCATCGCCCTCCTCGACGCTAAGAGCTTCCCTGTTCTTTTCGACGTCGACAAGGTCGCCAAGCGTGACCTCTTTACGGGAACCTACATGCCCTCCACCGCCCTCACTGGGGGCTTCCGGGTCTGCGCCTACCTTGACCCCTCCGAGCCGAAGCACGCCCTGATCAAGCAGCTCCTCCTTACCCTCCTCGCCACACGGAAGGACGCCGTACTCCCGGCCTTCCGATCCGAATTTAGCGCCCTTTTCGACTCCATAGAGGCGGAGTTGGACTCTGGGGAGGGGAAGTCGTCGGACTTTAACAAGCTTAACGACGACACCGCGTTCGAATTTTTGGGTGAGGCGTTCTTCGGCGTGAGGCCGTCGGCCACGACGCTCGGCAGCACGGGGCCGTCGAGGAGCACCCGGTGGCTGTTCCTACAGCTATGCCCTCTCATGACGCTCGGCCTCCCCAAGATATTGGAGGAGCTTCTTCTGCACACATTTCCGCTGCCGCCGCTCATCGCGCGATGGGACTACAAGGCGCTCTACAAGTACATCAACGAGGCCGCCGCCTCCAGCGGCGTTCTTGACACCGCCGAGAAGCTGGGTATCTCACGGGAGGAGGCATGCCACAACCTTCTCTTCGCCACCGTCTTCAACTCCTACGGAGGGATGAAG GTATTGCTGCCCGGGATAATGGGGTGTCTAGCAAAGGCCGGCGAGGACCTGCACAAGCGTCTAGCGAAGGAGATCCGTGCAGAAGTGGCGGCGGCAGGCGGAAAGGTGACAGTGGCCGCAGTGGAACGGATGGAACTGACGCGCTCGGTGGTCTACGAGGCACTGCGCCTGGACCCTCCCGTGAAGTACCAATACGGGCACGCTAAGCGCGACTTGATCATTGAGAGCCACGATGGGGCATACCAAGTGCGCTCAGGCGAGATGCTCTTCGGCTACCAACCTTTCGCCACGCGCGACCCCAAAGTCTTCGACCAAGCCGACCAGTTCGTGCCGGATCGGTTCGTGGGCGAGGAGGGGCAGAAGTTGCTCGAGTACGTGGTTTGGTCGAACGGGCCAGAGACAGTGAGCCCGACGGTGGCGAACAAGCAGTGCCCAGCGAAGGATATCGTGGTCCTCGTGGGGCGGCTGCTCGTCGTGTATTTCTTTCTCCGGTACGACTCCTTCACTGCCGAGGTGGGCACGCAGTTGCTCGGCGCACAGGTGAATATAACTTCCTTGGCTAAGGCGTCCACCGGCGCCTCCTCTTCCAACAACAATTAA